One genomic region from Hoeflea algicola encodes:
- a CDS encoding carbohydrate ABC transporter permease, whose translation MDKPWNNKAWFMVLPMLLLVAFSAVIPLMTVVNYSVQDTFGNNQFFWAGTSWFSDVLSSDRFHDALLRNLAFSGIILLIEVPLGIFIALNMPRKGLGVPFCLVFMSLPLLIPWNVVGTIWQVFGRIDIGLLGYTLNAMGFDYNYVNDPFDAWVTVITMDVWHWTSLVVLLCYAGLVSIPDAYYQAAKIDGASRWSVFRYIQLPKMNRVLLIAVLLRFMDSFMIYTEPFVVTGGGPGNSTTFLSIDLVKTAIGQFDVGPAAAMSLIYFLIILLLSWVFYTVMITNDAKG comes from the coding sequence ATGGATAAGCCCTGGAACAACAAGGCCTGGTTCATGGTGCTGCCGATGCTCTTGCTGGTGGCATTCTCGGCCGTGATCCCACTGATGACGGTGGTCAATTATTCGGTGCAGGACACGTTCGGCAATAACCAGTTCTTCTGGGCCGGCACCTCCTGGTTTTCCGATGTGCTTTCATCGGACCGCTTTCACGACGCGCTTTTGCGCAACCTCGCGTTCTCCGGCATTATTTTGTTGATCGAAGTACCGCTCGGCATTTTCATTGCGCTTAACATGCCACGCAAGGGGCTGGGCGTGCCGTTCTGCCTGGTTTTCATGTCGCTGCCGCTGCTGATTCCGTGGAACGTGGTCGGCACCATCTGGCAGGTGTTCGGACGCATCGACATCGGCCTGCTCGGTTACACGCTCAACGCGATGGGCTTTGACTACAATTACGTCAACGACCCGTTCGACGCCTGGGTGACTGTCATCACCATGGATGTCTGGCACTGGACCAGCCTGGTGGTGCTGTTGTGCTATGCCGGTCTGGTGTCGATCCCGGATGCTTATTACCAGGCCGCCAAGATCGACGGCGCCTCGCGCTGGTCGGTGTTCCGCTATATCCAGCTGCCGAAGATGAACCGGGTGCTGCTGATCGCCGTGCTGCTGAGATTCATGGACTCATTCATGATCTACACCGAGCCGTTTGTCGTCACCGGCGGCGGCCCCGGCAACTCCACCACCTTCCTGTCGATCGATCTGGTCAAGACCGCGATCGGCCAGTTCGACGTCGGACCGGCGGCGGCGATGTCGCTGATCTACTTCCTCATCATCCTGTTGTTGTCATGGGTTTTCTACACCGTGATGATCACCAACGATGCCAAGGGCTGA